Sequence from the Collinsella aerofaciens ATCC 25986 genome:
GGTCGTACTCCACGCCCAGCTCGGGCTTGGAGATATGCGCGGCGCGAGCATAGGCGGTCGCAAGGTTGTCGAACGTCTCAGCGTCGTTCTTGCGGGCCTCGTCGAGGGCGGCGCAGCGGGCGAAGAAGACGGACGGAGCGATGATGTGCACCGCGGAGACGGCGGCAACGGTATCGGCCGGGACCTTTTCGTCGCGGGCCATGCTCACCAGGCGGCCATGGAAGAAGTCACGAACCTGCTGGGCGACCTCGGCGGCGTCGAACTCAATGCCCTGCTCACTGTAGAGCTCAAGGGCGAAGTCGATCAGCGACGTGGGGTCAATCGGCAGACGATCGCGCAGGATGTTGATGATGCCGATGGCGGCGCGACGCAGCGCGTACGGGTCGGAAGAGCCGGTCGGGGGCTCGCCGATGGCAAAAATACCGGCAATGGTATCGAGCTTGTCAGCACAGGCCACGATGCAGCCAGCGGTGCCCTCGGGCAGCTCGTCACCGGCAAAGCGGGGACGATAATGATCGCGAATGGCATGGGCGACCCCGTCGTTCTCCCCCATCGCGATGGCGTAGTAACCGCCCATCACGCCCTGCTGGCTCGTGAACTCGACGACGGCGTTAGACACCAGGTCGGCCTTACACAGGTGAGCGGCGCGAGCCGCATCGGCGGCCAGATGGGCACCCAGGTGAGCCTCGCGGGCGATGGCGAGCGCGAGCTGCTCAATACGCTCGGACTTGGCGAGCACGCTACCGAGCTTCTCCTGGAAGGCGACCTTGGCCAGACGCTCGCGGAACTCGTCAAGGGAGATCTTCAGGTCCTCCTCATAGAAGAACTTGGCGTCGTCCAGACGGGCGCGCACGACGCGCTCGTTGCCGTCGATCACGCGCTCGGCATTCTCGGGCTTGCTGTTGGAAACGACTACGAACTCACGCGTGAGCTTGCCCTCGCCGTCATAAATCGGGAAGTAGCGCTGGTTGGTGAGCATGGACTCGCAGATGATCTCGTGCGGGACCTTGAGGAACTCCTCGTCAAAGGTACCGACGAGCACCGTCGGCCACTCGCAGAGGTTGATGACCTCCTCGAAGACCTTCTTGGGCGTGTCGACATGGCAGCCGGGGCGAGCGGCCTCGACTTCGGCGATACCGGCAAGGATAGCCTCACGGCGACGCTCGGCAGAGAGCACGCCGGCGTCCTCGAGCACCTGCTCGTAGACGGCGGGGCTGGCGACCACATGGTCACCGGGGCCCAGAACGCGATGTCCGCGCGTGGTATTGCCACTCGTCACATCGGCAAACGACACGGGCACGACGTCCTCGCCCAAAAGGCAGCAGATCCAACGGACCGGACGAACAAACGTAGCGTGCTCGTGGCCCCAGCGCTGGCTGCGGTAGTTGGGCCACTGCAGGCCGGCGATAGTCTTCTCGCACAGAGACGTCAGGATCGGCGTAGCCGGAGCGGAGGGAATGTTCTTCTCGGCGAACACGTACTCGCGGCCGTCGGTGTCCTCGCGACGGACCAGGTCCTCGGCAGCCACACCGCACTTGCGGGCAAAGCCCTGGGCGGCCTTGGTGGCGTTACCGTCGGCATCAAAGGCAATGTTTGCCGCGGGGCCGCGCTTGACCTCATGGACCTCATCGGTCGCAGTGGCGACGTTGGCCACGAGCGCAGCCAAACGACGCGGGCTCGAAATCACGCGGACCTCGCCATGGGCCAGACCGGCCTCGTCGAGACCCTTGGCAATCATGGTGCCAAGCTGCTTGACGGCATTGTTCAGCGGTGCGGAGGGCATTTCCTCCGTACCGATCTCAAACAGGAAATCCTTAGCGTCTGCCATGGCTTACGCCACCTCGCCTTCCTGGTCGGCATTCTCGTTGACTCCGGCGACCTCGGCCATATAGGCCTCGCAGCACGCCTTGGCGACGGCGCGGACGCGCAGGATGTAGTTGGCACGCTCGACCGCGGATAGTGCGCCGCGGGCATCGAGCAGGTTGAAGGCATGGCTGCACTTCATGACGCAGTCGTATGCGGGCAGCGGCAGCTTGCGCTCAAGGCAGGAATGACACTCGGCCTCGTAGTCGTCAAACTTCTGACGCATCATCTCGACGTTGGCGACCTCAAAGTTGTAGGCGCTAAACTCACGCTCGTTCTCCAGGAACACGTCGCCATAAGTCATAGGCGTGCCGTCGGGCAGATAGCTCCACACCAGGTCGTAGACGGAGTTGACGCCCTGGGCGTACATGGCGATGCGCTCCAGGCCGTAGGTGATCTCGACGGGCACGGGGTCGACCTCGATGCCGCCCACCTGCTGGAAGTACGTGAACTGCGTGACCTCCATGCCGTTGAGCCAGACCTCCCAGCCAAGGCCCCAGGCGCCCAGGGTCGGGCTCTCCCAGTCGTCCTCGACAAAACGGACGTCATGGTCGTTGGGGTCCAGGCCAATGGCAGCCAGCGAACCCAGGTAGAGCTCCTGGGCGTTGACCGGCGACGGCTTGATGAGCACCTGGAACTGATAGTAGTGCTGCATGCGGTTGGGGTTCTCGCCGTAGCGGCCGTCGGCGGGACGGCGGCAAGGCTGAGCGTAGCAGGTGCGCCACTCGGCGGGACCGAGCGAGCGCAGCGTGGTCGCGGTGTGGAAGGTACCGGCACCGACCTCGGAGTCATAGGGCTGCATAATGACGCAGCCCTGCTCGCCCCAGTACTGCTGGAGGCGCAGGATGATGTCTTGGAAGGAAAGCGATGAAGCGTTCATGCCTCTAATATCCCCTCGTCGAAACGATTACACGGTTAGGTACTGTACTATAGCGGTTTTTAGTCGATAGCGCCGATGCGGTTGAGCGGCCAGTAGCGCACAAGCGCCACGGCGATCAAATCAGAGCGATCGACGGGACCAAAGTAACGTGAGTCGGCAGAGTTTTCGCGGTTGTCGCCCATCACCCACACGCACCCGTCGGGAACGGTGTAGGGATAGCTTACCTGAGCGCCGGGAGCCTGGACCGAAAGCGGCCAGCTCATGCCGGTCGTGTAGTCCTCGTCGAGCGCCTGGCCGTCAACGACCACCTTGCCGTCCTGAAGGTCGACCGTCTGGCCGGCCGTGGCAATAACACGCTTGACGAGAACATCGTGCTCGGAGGTGCCATCGGGGTTGTGGAACACCACGATATCGCCTTGGCTGACAGGCTGGCCGAGCTCAAGGCTCACCTTTTGCGCCAGGATCTGGTCGCCGATCTCGATCGTGGACTCCATGGAGCCAGTGGGCACCACAAAGGGTTCGGCCACAAACGAGCGAATCAGGAAGGTGGCGACCAGTGCGATCGCGACGACCACGATCCACTCAAACGCACCCTTTAGCACGGAATGCTGCGATGGAACCATTC
This genomic interval carries:
- the glyS gene encoding glycine--tRNA ligase subunit beta, with product MADAKDFLFEIGTEEMPSAPLNNAVKQLGTMIAKGLDEAGLAHGEVRVISSPRRLAALVANVATATDEVHEVKRGPAANIAFDADGNATKAAQGFARKCGVAAEDLVRREDTDGREYVFAEKNIPSAPATPILTSLCEKTIAGLQWPNYRSQRWGHEHATFVRPVRWICCLLGEDVVPVSFADVTSGNTTRGHRVLGPGDHVVASPAVYEQVLEDAGVLSAERRREAILAGIAEVEAARPGCHVDTPKKVFEEVINLCEWPTVLVGTFDEEFLKVPHEIICESMLTNQRYFPIYDGEGKLTREFVVVSNSKPENAERVIDGNERVVRARLDDAKFFYEEDLKISLDEFRERLAKVAFQEKLGSVLAKSERIEQLALAIAREAHLGAHLAADAARAAHLCKADLVSNAVVEFTSQQGVMGGYYAIAMGENDGVAHAIRDHYRPRFAGDELPEGTAGCIVACADKLDTIAGIFAIGEPPTGSSDPYALRRAAIGIINILRDRLPIDPTSLIDFALELYSEQGIEFDAAEVAQQVRDFFHGRLVSMARDEKVPADTVAAVSAVHIIAPSVFFARCAALDEARKNDAETFDNLATAYARAAHISKPELGVEYDRSLMGEVELELADASEAAQTAVDAALAAEDYPAAFAALAALRAPIDRFFDEVMVMDKDEQLRDNRLKLLNRFEAVFSGIANIGELARKK
- a CDS encoding glycine--tRNA ligase subunit alpha, producing MNASSLSFQDIILRLQQYWGEQGCVIMQPYDSEVGAGTFHTATTLRSLGPAEWRTCYAQPCRRPADGRYGENPNRMQHYYQFQVLIKPSPVNAQELYLGSLAAIGLDPNDHDVRFVEDDWESPTLGAWGLGWEVWLNGMEVTQFTYFQQVGGIEVDPVPVEITYGLERIAMYAQGVNSVYDLVWSYLPDGTPMTYGDVFLENEREFSAYNFEVANVEMMRQKFDDYEAECHSCLERKLPLPAYDCVMKCSHAFNLLDARGALSAVERANYILRVRAVAKACCEAYMAEVAGVNENADQEGEVA
- the lepB gene encoding signal peptidase I; the protein is MVPSQHSVLKGAFEWIVVVAIALVATFLIRSFVAEPFVVPTGSMESTIEIGDQILAQKVSLELGQPVSQGDIVVFHNPDGTSEHDVLVKRVIATAGQTVDLQDGKVVVDGQALDEDYTTGMSWPLSVQAPGAQVSYPYTVPDGCVWVMGDNRENSADSRYFGPVDRSDLIAVALVRYWPLNRIGAID